GGCAAATCCAGTCGTTGCCGGATGCCGAGGCATTCTTGGAGGCAGTGGACGATTTCTTCGACCTCCTCCAGGTCGAGGAGGCGGCCTGAGCCCCGGGCTGGGTCGCTAGGCTGGCAACGAGAAATGAAGCACCCGCAGATTGAGTTGCCGGGGGGCGCCCGGGGCCCCTTGGAACGGAGCGCCGTGTGGGCTGCGGTGCGCCGTAGCGCGGAGCTGTGGGGAGCGCGCTGGCAGAGGGATGACAGCGGCGGAATCCTCGTCCTGCCAGTGACCGCCGGCCTCCGGCGCGGTCAGGAACGCGGCCGTCTGGAGATCTTGGAAGGTGGAGGAGAGCTGCGCTTCGTGCCCGAATCGAGCGCCTACCGCCTGCACCGCCCGTCGGTGGTGCTACTCCTTCTCGCCGCCGTCGCCGGCCTCGGCTCGATGGTGGGACCGTTCTTCGCCCACCGCTATCCCGGGTTGATCGGCCTCGCTCCCATCGCTCTGGTGCTCGGTGTCGGCGGCTGGTTCGTGGTGCAGGCCAATCGCCACAGCGCCGGGGTGGCGGAGTTCTTGGAGCTGGTGGTGGAAGAGCTGGAGCTGGGAGCGGACTCGGACTTCAGCAGGGGCAGCGGCAGGGGGCACGAGGCAGAGCCCCGCGAGGGTTAGGCTGGGAATCAGGGCCCGTCGTCGGGGTCGTCCTGCCGCTGCCGCGGGTCCCGATCGAGGGCGGTAAATAGACGCAGCATCAGCTGCATCATGGTCAGCATCGCCTGCTCTGCGTCGACCGACAGCGGCTTGCCGCCGACCTTCAGGCCGCTGAGATCGAGATCCGCATCGAAGATCTCGCCGGGCTGCCGACCGCCGCCGATGAGCCCGTACTCCGGCGAGTCGATAGTGACACTCCAATTCTGGCAGTGCAGCGGGAAGGCATCACCGCGCACCAGACGCAGGGCGGCCTCGAGATCGATGAAGGTGCAGTTCATCGCCCGCAGGATCTTCCAAAGACTATCCAGCGATGGCTTCTCCTTGCCGCGTTCGTAGTTGGAGATCATCGATGGTGTGACGCTCGCCGCCGTAGCGACCTCTTCCTGAGTGCGACCATGCTTCTCACGGAGAATCGCCAGTGCGCGCCCCAGATGCTCGATAGGAACCATGCCCCGGAATCTACGCCCAAATACCGGCAGAAGCAAGGCCAAGTTCTTTAGCCTCAACGGTTTACAGCAATGGCGAACTCATGCCTTGAGACACTATCGGTAGGCTTTTCCGTAGGACTATGCGGCCTGCGCCTATGGAATTACATAAGCCTTGAACCCCACCAGATAGAATCATTTTTTTCTGGAATGATCTTCGAGCCCCGCACGGCTCTTTTCTCTTTCCGTGTCTAGCATGGCGGTGGGCTCTAGCAATATGCCGAGTCGCCCCTTCGTTGAGCTGAGCTAGGGCTCTTCGGCGGCGCGAACTTTGTCCAATAGCTCCACTAGCCGTCGCTGCTCGGCTTCGTCGAGCATTTCCAGCACGCTGCTATCCGCCGCCTCCACCGCCGGGCTGAGATCCTCGAGGATCTCGCGGCCGGCGTCGGTAATGGTGCAGTACACACAGCGGCGATCCTCCACTCCCCGTCGGCGTTCGACCCAGCCTTTCTTGCCCAGGCGGTCGATGAGCCGGGTGATTCCCGGCGCATGCTCGATCATGCGCTCGGCGATGGTGAGGGTGGGGAGCCCCTCCGGCCCGGCACCGCGGAGGATGCGCAGCACGTTGAACTGTTGGAGGGTGACCCCGCTGCCTTCCACTGCTTGGGCGAGGTGGCGGCGCACCAGGTCTGCTGTGTGTAGCACCGACAAGGCCGCCTCTTGACCCAGGGAGGAGAACGGCCGCTTCATGCCGAGCTCGCGGCCCAGCTGACTCGAATTCTTCATGGAGAAAGCATAGGACGCGGATAGTTAATGGGTCAACTGTCGCGATGGGAGCCCGCGCCGTTGAACGGAGCGACTCTGCCAAGGCGACGGAAGGGATGAGCCGACGCGCCGCGGGCAGGAGCGCCGGCTCGGCTCGGAAAGAAGGAGGCGGGAGACGGCTACTTGCGCTGAGCCGGCAGCGATTGTTGCTTGGCCGGCTGGGATTTCTGCTGGCTCGTGATGGGGGTGACGGCGGCGGGGCCGGGAGCGGAGGGTTTGTGCGCCTTGCGAGCGCTCATGGTGCAGCGGCCTTCGAAGAGCGCGCCGTCTTCGATCATCAGAGTCGGTGTATCTACATCGGCGTAGACTTGACCGTTGGGAGCGATCTGTACCCGCCGCTGAGCTTTGATCTGACCGTCGACCCGGCCGGAGACGAAGATCTGACCGACTTCGACTTCGCCCTCCAGCCGGCCGTCTTCGCCGACCACCAGAGTTCCGTCGGAAACGATCTTGCCGGTGAATTTGCCATCGATACGGAAGGTGTTCTCGAAGTGCAAATCTCCTTGCACGTTGCTGCCGGCGTCCAAGAAGCCATTGAGGTCGCCCTGGGGGGGCTCGGACTTGAAGATCATTCTGTTGTCCCTCGCGCCATCAAGAGGTCATAGAGCCGCATCAGCTCTTCCTCGGAATGAAACCGTATGGAGACGATACCACCCTTGCCCCGGCGCTTGATGTCCACCGGGGTCTGCAGACTGCGGGTGAGCTTCTCCGCCGCCGCCGCCGCGTGGACCTCCACGTCGTCGGGCTCCTTCGCCGCCTTCTTGCTCTTGCTCTCGGAAGCGGTGGCGAGCTTCTCCAGCTGACGGGCGGAAAGCCCCTCTTCCACCGCCTTCCGCGCCAGCTCCACCTGCCCTTTCTCGGTCGGAAGAGAGAGCAGGGGGCGAGCCTGGCCGGCGGTGAGAGAGCCGCTGCGGAGTAAATCCTGGACTTCCGGAGCCAGGCGCAGCAAGCGCAGACCGTTGGTGATGGTCGAGCGGGCCTTGCCGACACGCTGGGCGACCTGCTCCTGGGACAGCCCAAAGCTGTCCTGAAGGGAGCGATAGGCCTCCGCCTCTTCCACCGGATTGAGGTCGGTGCGCTGGAGATTCTCCACCAGGGCCAGCTCCAGCAACTCCTGGTCGCCGGAGACCTCCCGCACCACCACCGGAACCTCCTGGAGGCCTGCCTGCTGGGATGCCCGCCAGCGACGCTCGCCGGCGATGATGGAGTAGCGGTCCTCCCCAAGAGGGGCCACCACGATGGGTTGCACCACTCCCTGGGCTCGGATGGAGTCGGCCAGCTCCTCGAGGTCGGCGGTGTCGAAGTCGTGGCGTGGCTGGAAGCGATTGGGCTGCAGCTGTCCAACCATCAAGGTCCGAAAGCCGCTGGGTGGTGCACTGGACGGTGTCTCCGCCGATTCCTCGGTGGACGGCTCAGCCTTCAATAGCGCGTCGAGGCCGC
The sequence above is drawn from the Acidobacteriota bacterium genome and encodes:
- a CDS encoding ParB/RepB/Spo0J family partition protein, producing the protein MSTKRRGLGRGLDALLKAEPSTEESAETPSSAPPSGFRTLMVGQLQPNRFQPRHDFDTADLEELADSIRAQGVVQPIVVAPLGEDRYSIIAGERRWRASQQAGLQEVPVVVREVSGDQELLELALVENLQRTDLNPVEEAEAYRSLQDSFGLSQEQVAQRVGKARSTITNGLRLLRLAPEVQDLLRSGSLTAGQARPLLSLPTEKGQVELARKAVEEGLSARQLEKLATASESKSKKAAKEPDDVEVHAAAAAEKLTRSLQTPVDIKRRGKGGIVSIRFHSEEELMRLYDLLMARGTTE
- a CDS encoding MarR family transcriptional regulator, which produces MKNSSQLGRELGMKRPFSSLGQEAALSVLHTADLVRRHLAQAVEGSGVTLQQFNVLRILRGAGPEGLPTLTIAERMIEHAPGITRLIDRLGKKGWVERRRGVEDRRCVYCTITDAGREILEDLSPAVEAADSSVLEMLDEAEQRRLVELLDKVRAAEEP
- a CDS encoding helix-turn-helix transcriptional regulator, which produces MVPIEHLGRALAILREKHGRTQEEVATAASVTPSMISNYERGKEKPSLDSLWKILRAMNCTFIDLEAALRLVRGDAFPLHCQNWSVTIDSPEYGLIGGGRQPGEIFDADLDLSGLKVGGKPLSVDAEQAMLTMMQLMLRLFTALDRDPRQRQDDPDDGP
- a CDS encoding polymer-forming cytoskeletal protein, yielding MIFKSEPPQGDLNGFLDAGSNVQGDLHFENTFRIDGKFTGKIVSDGTLVVGEDGRLEGEVEVGQIFVSGRVDGQIKAQRRVQIAPNGQVYADVDTPTLMIEDGALFEGRCTMSARKAHKPSAPGPAAVTPITSQQKSQPAKQQSLPAQRK